Genomic window (Candidatus Woesearchaeota archaeon):
ACAACCTCCTGCGTGTTGAACATGCTTATTGCATCCTTTCCTTCTACCCTGACAATGCCTTCTCCGGAATCAATGTTCAATTTTGTATTTGTATTTGCCTCTATTGCTTTCTTGACCTCGCCTTTTTTTCCTATTAAAACAGCGATTCTTTCTTTTGGTATTATGAGCTCGTACCTGAATTCAGCCATTTTGGTTATTTTCCCTTGATCCTTTTTAAAACCTTTTCTTCATCAGCCTTTAATCCGTATTTTCTAAAAAATGTACAAACGTTTTTAATGTCCCTTTTTAATAAGCTTTCTGCTTCTGTGTTGTCTGTGACTGTTCCCTGTGAAAAATCAATGAAAACAGGCTTTTCGTTTAAGTTGAGTATGTTGAATGCTGACAAGTCAGCATGCACCAGCCCTGCTTTGTACATTTTTTTTATGTTTTCAACAATGTCTTTGAAAAAAGAAGCCATATCCGGAGGCAAAGAATCTTTAAGCATTGGCGCAGCTTCTTTATTACCTATAAATTCCATCACAACAATATTGTCTGCGAATGTTAATGGCGTTGGAACTCTGGCTCCCGCTTCCCTTGCTTTCAGCAAATTCCTGTATTCCCTCTGCACCCATGAAAATATTACTTTTCTTCTCTGTTTTTTTAAAGACGGAAACCTTGGGTCTGACTGGATATAAAAATACATCTTATTGAAGTTGCAGTTCTGCAGCCTGTAAATCTTGACAATAACCAGGCTGCCGTCCTTTTTTTCAGCTGAAAAGATGTTAGCTTCCTTTCCTATTGAGATCGGGCTTTTCAATCCTTCGAAATAGCCCTCGCTTATAAGCTTGAAAA
Coding sequences:
- a CDS encoding serine protein kinase RIO is translated as MPKAVFHEWFKTYNNVFDQHSERLIFKLISEGYFEGLKSPISIGKEANIFSAEKKDGSLVIVKIYRLQNCNFNKMYFYIQSDPRFPSLKKQRRKVIFSWVQREYRNLLKAREAGARVPTPLTFADNIVVMEFIGNKEAAPMLKDSLPPDMASFFKDIVENIKKMYKAGLVHADLSAFNILNLNEKPVFIDFSQGTVTDNTEAESLLKRDIKNVCTFFRKYGLKADEEKVLKRIKGK